The DNA region GCCGCGGGCGGCGATGCGTGCCCGGACCTCGGGACGGCGCAGCGGCGGCTGCGTCTTGGGCGGCTGACGGCGCGGCGGCAGGTCTTCGAGCAGCCGGGCCGTGATCGCGGTGACCTCCGCGACGGCCACCTCGAACGCCTCGGCGTTGGCGTCGGAGGTGCGGGCGATCCCGCTGACCTTGCGCACATACTGGCGGGCCGCCGCCTCGATCTCCACGGGGGTCGCCGGCGGCTGCAACCCGCGCAACTCGGTGATGTTCCGGCACATGGACTCCAACGTAGGCCCGTTGCGCGCCGGTGGCTACGGTGATGCTCATGAGTGCCTCTGACATCCTGCTGATCGATACCACCGACCGGGTCCGGACGCTGACGTTGAACCGGTCGAAGTCGCGCAACGCGCTGTCCACCGGGTTGCGCTCCGAACTGTTCGGGGCGCTGGCCGGGGCCCAAGCCGACGCCGACGTCGACGTGGTGATCCTGACCGGCGCCGATCCGGTGTTCTGCGCCGGTCTGGACCTCAAGGAACTCGGCGACACCACCGATCTGCCCGACATCTCCCCCAAGTGGCCCGCGATGGACAAGCCCGTGATCGGGGCCATCAACGGCGCGGCCGTGACCGGCGGGCTGGAACTGGCGCTGTACTGCGATGTGCTGATCGCCTCCGAGAAGGCCGCCTTCGCCGACACCCACGCACGGGTCGGGCTAATGCCCACCTGGGGGCTGTCGGTCCGACTGCCGCAGAAGGTCGGGGTGGGGCTGGCTCGGCGGATGAGCCTGACCGGCGACTACCTGTCGGCCGCCGATGCGCTGCGCGCCGGCCTGGTCACCGAGGTGGTGCCGCACGAGCAGCTGCTGGACGCAGCGCGTGCGGTGGCGGCCTCGATCGTCGGCAACAACCAGAAGGCCGTCCGCGCGCTGCTGGACTCCTACCACCGCATCGACGGCGTGCAGACCAACCCGGGGTTGTGGATGGAGGCGGAGGCCGCGCGGGCCTGGATGCGCTCGACCAGCGGTGACGACATCGCCGCCAGCCGGGCCTCGGTGATCGACCGGGGCCGCGCCCAGGTCCGCTGACCCGCCCCATCCCCCATCCCCCATTCCCCCATCCCGCGAGCGTGCGGGTCCCCGGGCGACACGCCGCTAGCTGGGCGTAGTTTGCGCACCTTCGCGGGGGCGCTAAACCCGCTGCGCGGCAACCGCTCCCGCGGCATGTAGCCATCGCAGCGGATCGCCGATCGCCGCGTCGCCCGAACCCGCGAGCTCGGTCAGCGACACGGTCGGCACCGTGCACTGCGCGGCGACCTGGCCGGCGACGACGACCGCGGCCGTGCCGGCCTGTTCAGCCGCGGCCAGCACGTGCCCGACCAGCTTGCCGCCCAACGAGGTGTCGTCGAAGCGACCCTCGCCGGTCACGACGACGTCGGCGTCGGCGAGGTGTCGCGGCAACCCCGTGAGCGCGGCGATGCGCTGCGAACCGGACGTCGTGGTCGCACCCCAGGCCAGCAGCCCGAATCCGACTCCGCCGGCCGCCCCGGCGCCGGGTTGCTCGGGGTCGGCGGCCAGCCCGGCCGCGCGCAGGGCCTGCGCCCAGCGCCGCAGACCGCTGTCCAGCCCGGCGATGTCCTCGGGGTTCGCGCCCTTCTGCGGGCCGAAGACCGCCGCGGCTCCCCGCGGACCGTACAGCGGTGCCTCGGTGTCGGCGAGCAGTTCGACGCCGCCCGGAGGCAGCGCCGCAAGTCCTTCCGCGTCGACGTGTGCCAACTCGGCCAGGCCACGCGCGCCGACGCCGATCGGGTTGCCCCCGGCGTCGAATGCCTTGAGCCCGAGTGCCATCAGCACTCCGGCGCCGCCGTCGGTGCTGGCCGATCCGCCCAGCCCCACCTGCACCGAGCGCGCGCCCGCGGCCAGTGCCGCCGCGATCACCTCGCCCAGCCCGCGACTGTCGGCGCGCCACGGGTCCAGCCGCGGCAGCAACGCGATCCCGGAGGATTCGGCGAGTTCGGCCACCGCGCGGCCGTCGTCGTCGAGGAGCCAGCGCGCGGGCACGCGCCGACCGTCCGGGCCGTGCACCTCGAGTTGTCGCCAGTGCCACGCCCCGGCGGTCGCGATCGCCTCGAGAGTGCCCTCACCCCCGTCGGCCTGGGGCAGCAGCACGATCTCGTCGTCGCCGCGCATCGACCGCCAGCCGTGCGCCAGGGCCGCGGCCACCTCGGCGGCCGAGGCGGAACCCTTGAAGGAGTCCGGCGCGATCAGGACCTTCACAGGGCGGGCAGCACCAGATCCGAGTACCTGCGCTTCATCGTCTCGATGACCGCACGCCCCTCGGTTGCCCACACCGCCTCGTTGAAAATCTCGACCTCCACGTCGCCGTCGTAGCCCGCCGTCGCCACCAGTGTGCTGATGGCGTCGAAGTCTATGACGCCATCGCCCATCATGCCGCGCGACACCAACGGGTCGGCGGTCATCGGCACCAGCCAGTCGCATATCTGGTAGGAACTGATGCGGCCTTCGCGGCCCGCCGCGGCGATTCCGGACGCCAGGTCGGGATCCCACCACACGTGGAAGGTGTCGACGACGACGCCGACCACGTCCGCGGGATGCGGAGCCGCCAATTCCAACGCCTGCCCCAACGTCGAGATCACCGCGCGGTCGGCGCAGAACATCGGGTGCAGCGGTTCGAGCGCGAGCCGCACATGGTGCTCTGCCGCGTACGGCGCCAGGGCGGCGATCCGGTCGGCCAGCCGAGCGCGGGCACCGGCCAGGTCGCGATCCGGGATGCCGCCGGCCACCAGCACCAGCTCGGAAGTGCCCAGGGTGGCGGCCTCCTCGATGGCGCGGCGGTTGTCCGCCAGCGCCGCCGGGCCGTTGTCGATCCCGGTGAGAAAGCCGCCCCGGCACAGGCTCGAGACTCGGAGTCCGTTGTCGTGCACCAGCTTCGCGGCCATGTCCACGCCGACCTCGGCGACCCGGTCGCGCCAGAGCCCGATCGCCGGCAGCCCCGCGTCGGCCGTGCCTTCCACCGCCTCGCGGAGTGTCCAGGACTTTGTCGTCATGGTGTTGAGCGACAACCGCGCGTATTCCGTGCCCGCGGCCGTCATGAGCCGACACCGTGCACGGTCAGGAACATCCGCATCCGGCCCGCCGCCAGGTCCGGGTCCGACAGCAACCCGGCACGGTCGGCGAGCACGAACAGCTCGCACAGGTGGCCCACCGAGCGGCCCGAGGCAAGCCCGCCGACCATCGCGAAGCCGGGCTGCTGACCGTTGAGCCAGGACAGAAACGCGATGCCGGTCTTGTAGTAGTAGGTCGGGGCGGCGAAGATGTGTCGGCCCAATGCGCGGGTGGATTCCAGGATGTCGCGGGCGCGCTCGGTGTTGCCGCCGTCCAACTCCTGCAACGCGGTCGAGGCCGCCGGGTAGATCGCGGCGAAGATGCCCAACAGCGCATCCGAATGACCCGCGCCGTCGCCGATGATCAGTTCCGGGTAGTTGAAGTCGTCGCCGGTGTACAACCGCACCCCGACGGGCAAGGCGCGACGCAGTGCCACCTCGTGTTCCGCGTCGAGCAGCGACACCTTCACACCGTCCACCTTGTCGGCGTGGTTTTCGATCAACTGCCCGAAGGTGGTGGTGGCCGCGGCGATATCGGTGCTGCCCCAATAGCCGCGCAGCGCGGGGTCGAACATCTCCCCCAGCCAGTGCAGGATCACGGGCTGGTCTGCCTCGGTGAGCACGGCCGCGTACACCGACAGGTAGTCGACCGGCGTGGTCGCGACGTGTGCAAGCGCCC from Mycolicibacterium sp. MU0053 includes:
- a CDS encoding dihydrodipicolinate synthase family protein: MTAAGTATATATGIGLTLPVGGELRRHELGRPGPWRRPDAPLSSRIAYAAAHVIPKVDADNTPGAPADLDWDHTLAYRHQLWSYGLGVAEAMDTAQRGMGLDWAATKDLIARSGREAAAVGGRLACGAGTDHLAIADVPAGARGLAAITDAYRTQIDVVRGADAQVILMASRALAHVATTPVDYLSVYAAVLTEADQPVILHWLGEMFDPALRGYWGSTDIAAATTTFGQLIENHADKVDGVKVSLLDAEHEVALRRALPVGVRLYTGDDFNYPELIIGDGAGHSDALLGIFAAIYPAASTALQELDGGNTERARDILESTRALGRHIFAAPTYYYKTGIAFLSWLNGQQPGFAMVGGLASGRSVGHLCELFVLADRAGLLSDPDLAAGRMRMFLTVHGVGS
- a CDS encoding glycerate kinase; translation: MKVLIAPDSFKGSASAAEVAAALAHGWRSMRGDDEIVLLPQADGGEGTLEAIATAGAWHWRQLEVHGPDGRRVPARWLLDDDGRAVAELAESSGIALLPRLDPWRADSRGLGEVIAAALAAGARSVQVGLGGSASTDGGAGVLMALGLKAFDAGGNPIGVGARGLAELAHVDAEGLAALPPGGVELLADTEAPLYGPRGAAAVFGPQKGANPEDIAGLDSGLRRWAQALRAAGLAADPEQPGAGAAGGVGFGLLAWGATTTSGSQRIAALTGLPRHLADADVVVTGEGRFDDTSLGGKLVGHVLAAAEQAGTAAVVVAGQVAAQCTVPTVSLTELAGSGDAAIGDPLRWLHAAGAVAAQRV
- a CDS encoding enoyl-CoA hydratase; protein product: MSASDILLIDTTDRVRTLTLNRSKSRNALSTGLRSELFGALAGAQADADVDVVILTGADPVFCAGLDLKELGDTTDLPDISPKWPAMDKPVIGAINGAAVTGGLELALYCDVLIASEKAAFADTHARVGLMPTWGLSVRLPQKVGVGLARRMSLTGDYLSAADALRAGLVTEVVPHEQLLDAARAVAASIVGNNQKAVRALLDSYHRIDGVQTNPGLWMEAEAARAWMRSTSGDDIAASRASVIDRGRAQVR
- a CDS encoding sugar phosphate isomerase/epimerase family protein; this encodes MTAAGTEYARLSLNTMTTKSWTLREAVEGTADAGLPAIGLWRDRVAEVGVDMAAKLVHDNGLRVSSLCRGGFLTGIDNGPAALADNRRAIEEAATLGTSELVLVAGGIPDRDLAGARARLADRIAALAPYAAEHHVRLALEPLHPMFCADRAVISTLGQALELAAPHPADVVGVVVDTFHVWWDPDLASGIAAAGREGRISSYQICDWLVPMTADPLVSRGMMGDGVIDFDAISTLVATAGYDGDVEVEIFNEAVWATEGRAVIETMKRRYSDLVLPAL
- a CDS encoding DUF2277 domain-containing protein — translated: MCRNITELRGLQPPATPVEIEAAARQYVRKVSGIARTSDANAEAFEVAVAEVTAITARLLEDLPPRRQPPKTQPPLRRPEVRARIAARGS